Genomic segment of Sphingopyxis lindanitolerans:
CACCTATGATTTTTTCGACAACAGCGCGATCCTGGCGCGGGACCGCAGCTATGCCGTGACCAGCAATCCGCTCTCTACTTTCTATCCCGAACTGCGGCGCCATAGCGCCTTGTTCAGCGGCCATCAGGACCTCGCACCCGGCCTCGGCATCAAGGCCGACCTGATCTACAAGCGCGGCGACATGACCTCGGTGCGCGGACTGTTCGCCGACCGGCCGATCACGACGCGCGGGATCGTGGTGCATAATGAGTTCGAGACCTTCGGCGTCGCGCCGACGCTCGAAGCTTATCTTGGCGGCGGCTGGAGCACGCGCGTTTCGGGCTTCTACGGCACGGACAAGACCTATGGGGTCACGCAGAATTTCACCAATGGCGTTGCGCCCCCTTCGATCCGGATCTTCAACAATCGCAGTCTGAGTATCGAGGCGGGGGTCGAAGGCCCGCTTTTCGCGCTGCCGGCGGGCGATGTCCGCCTCGCGGCAGGCGGCGGCTGGCGCAGCAATCACCTTAACGCCCTGATCGCGGGCCGGGCCTTCGCACCCACGCGCGAGAACCGCTATGCCTATGGCGAGCTCTTCGTCCCGCTCGCCAGTCCCGATCAAAAGCTGCCCTTCGCGCACCGCGCCTCGATCACGGCAGCAATGCGCTTCGAGGATTATTCCGATTCCGGGAGCATCGTCGTGCCCAAGCTCGGCTTCGTCTATGCGCCGGTCCCGGAGCTCAGCCTCGGCATTTCGTGGGGCAAGTCGTTCAAGATGCCGACGCTCAACCAGCAGTATAGCGGATATACGCCGGTCCTCCTGTCCGTGACCGGCTATGGATCGATGTTTCCGGCCGGATCGACCTATGTCTATCTCGGCGGTCCCAATCCGGATGTCGGCCCCGAGCGATCCGAGAATGTGACATTGAGCGCGACCTTCCGCCCGTCGAGCCGGTTGCAGATCGTGACAAGCCTCTTCCGGATCGACTATCGCGACCGGGTCGCGCCGCCATTCGGATCGCCACTCGGGGTTCTCACCAATCCGCTGTTTGCCGATCTCGTCACCTTCAATCCGTCGCCGACGTTGCTGGCCGCCGCGATCGCGGGGGCCTCGGACCCGCTCGGCAATGCCACCACCGGACCCTATGACCCGGCCAATGTCATCGCGCTGATCGACGGGCGCGACCTCAATATCGCCTCGCAGCGCTATCAGGGCGCGGACCTGTCGCTGCGCTACCGCGCACCGATCGGTGCGCAGATGCTGACACTGATCGCAAGCGGCACCTGGCTCGACAGTCGGCAGCAATTGTTGCCGGGCCTTCCGGTGACCGATCTGGCCGGCACCATCTTCAATTCGCCGCACTTTCGCGCGCGGGGTGGCGCAACCTTCGGAAATGAGGACTTCACTCTCGCCTCCTTCGTCAGCTTCACCGGCGGCGTCACCGATCGGCGCCGCACAATTCCCGTCAAGGTGGCGTCGGTCGCGACGCTTGACCTTTCGGCGCGTGTCAAAATCGGCGCATTGGGCGAGATCAGCGTCAACGCCCTCAATATCTTCAATGCAAAACCCGAGATGACGGCAGTGGCATCGCCGAGCGACACCCCCTTCGATTCGACAAATTATTCGGCGGTGGGGCGTTTCCTCGGCATCACGATCAGCCGCGACTGGTGAGGAGGATGTCCATGCGGAATAGCCTCCGAGCCGGCCTCCCGGCCGCGGCGATCCTTGCCGTCGCGGTGCTCTCCCCTGTCGCCCCGGCAGGGGAGAGCAAGGGCAGGCCCTGGACTCTCGAGGACATCCTCACCGTCCCGGAGGTGAAGGACATCGCCCTGTCGGGAGATGGCAAGCTTGCCATCTACGCGGTCGAGATTGCCGACCTCGCTGCCGACAAGCCGCGATCCCATATCCGCATCCTCGACATCGCTGCCACCCGGCAAAGAACCATAGTGACCGTCGACAGCGCCAAGTCGCTGCGGCGCATCCCCGGCACAGCGGACTGGAGCGCCCTCCTCGACCTCGGGGCGGGCCTGCAGCTCTATCGGATTACGCCCGGCGGCATGGTGCAGCCGCTGATCGTGAACCCGGCGACCGTTCCTGTCGGGAAAGCGGACATGTCTTTTCCGATCGGCGGCGGTGTGCGCCCGTCATCGGTAGGCGTTCTAGACTATGACTGGTCCCCCGGCGGCGCCTGGCTCTGGTATTCGCAGCTCAGAGCATTGCCGAACGCGCCTCGCGTCCGATTCGACGCGGAGGTCAGCGCTCTGAAAAGCCGGCGCCGGTCTACGATAGACGTCGAGATCGACTATTTCCTGCGCGGACCCGACGGGAAAACCACCCTGATGCTGAGCAGGCCATCGAAGGACCGGATGGCGACGCGTGGCGGGGGGCAGATTCTCTGGCGCGGCGATGAGGTTCAATTCCGGGTGGAGACACCCGATGGCTCGGAAGGCGGTCGGTTCGAGATGCGCGCCTGGAATCGGCTGAGCGGAACGATACGCACGCTGGGTGTCGAGCATAATCTGGAGACAATCGCGCTCCTCAGGGGACCGCGCGGCGGCGAACTCGCGACGAGCGGCCTGGCGAAAACGCTGGACCTCGTGGAAACGGGCCCGGACGGGGAACGGCACAGCTACGGTGCGGTCGCATTCACCATAGGCGATCCCCGCGCGGCTGCGCCCCAGGCGAGCCGCGACGGAAAAAAGCTGGTTCTCGGAACCCGCGATCTCGATGCGGCCCGCTACGGGCTGGCCGTCGTCTCGAGCGATGACGTGCGAAGGGTGGAGAGCGAACACAGCCTCACTCGCTGCGCCTATGATAACGCGCTTCTTTTCGCGGTCTGCGTCGAAGAGGGAATCGCCACACCGCCGAGGCTTGTGAAAATCGACCTGAGGGATGGCCGCATCTTCCGGCTCCTGTCGGTCTCGGCGGAGCATGACGCGATCGCTCCCCTCACCATCCTTCCCCGGGTCTGGACCAACCGCGATGGGTATGAAGCCCGCGGCTTTGTCGTCCTCCCCCGCGGCTACCAAAAGGGAAAGCCCTACCCGGCCGTCATCGTTACCCATGGGTCCGATGCCGACGACCGGTTCGCCGCGCCCGGTTTCCAATGGAACTACCCGGTCCAGCTGCTCGCCGAGAGAGGTTATGTGGTGCTGCTGATCAATGACCCCTCCCCCCTGCAATCGGAGGAGCTGATGGCGGCCAGCAAGGCATGGGTTCGCGGCAGCGGGCCGCCGGATTCAGAGACTCTGCAGCGGTTGCTGTGGATCGAAGGCGTCCACATCTTCGAGGATGCCGTCGACGAAATGGCCATCGAGGGTCTCGTCGATCGGGATCGGGTGGGCATCGCCGGCTACAGCCGCGGCTCGCAGATGGTCAATGTCGCGGTGACCCGGTCGCCCCTGTTTCGCGCCGCATCGAGCGGCGATGGCGGCTATCTCGAACCGGCGGGATATGCGACCGCCGGCTCGAGCTATGATGCGGTTTATGGCGGCGCACCGCTGAGCGACGCCATAATCAGCTATCGCCGTTTCGCTCCGTCGCTGAACGCCAACAGAGTTTGCGCAGCCCTGCTACAGCAGGTTGCCTCGGCATCGCCGTCGCAGATCGAATTGTTCGAAGCGTTGCGCGCGGCGAAAGCGCCGACGCAGATCAGTCATTATTCCGGCGCTACGGCAGCGTCTGACGAAACCCATGTCTTCTACCGGCCGTCGAACCGGTCGCTCGCGATGCGGGAGAATATCGCCTGGTTTAACTATTGGCTTCTGGACAAAAATGATACCGACGGCCCCTTCCCGAAACAGGCCGAAAGCTGGGGCAAGCTCGCGCGCGATCGGCCCGATCGTTGCCGCGCGGCGAACGGGCCCGGTTAGGATCCGCTCCACCAGCGCACCCAATTTTCGGCGGCGGCGAATTCGAGGATACGCTGAATTCGCTCGACGCCGCGCCAGGTGGGATCCTCGGCGCGATCGAGAAGCGCGGGATCGAAAATACCCTCGGAAGCCAATAGGCCGTTGCGGAGGCGGTCGTGAAGGCGGTCCCTGTTGCGGCGGTATATCAGGAGATCAAACCCGCCGGGACCGCCCTTGCTGGTGCGGGCGGTGACAAGCGACGTAAGCGCGCTGTCGAAGGCGCGGCGCGCGACCGCGCGATTCCGTCCGCCGGATACCCACATCCAGGTCGGAATCGACAGACAGAGTTCCATCAGGGGCTGCGATATGAGCGGCGCGACATGGGGCGGCGACACCGCGCGCGGATAGAGCTCGATGCTCTTTTGGGTTCGCATCAGATAGGCTGCATGAACGGTCTTTCCGGGCAGAATGTCACGCGGCGGCCGGAGCCAAGGGTGCGTGGCCCCGGCGGCCCGTGCCACCCTCGCGGCGTCCGGCTGCAGCCCCGCTGCGTTGAACCGGATCTGATGCCGTCCCCCGTGGCGGCGATGGCGATCCCAGGCATGGCGCAGGACCGTGCGTCGGTCGGCGCCGGTCAGCAGGCATATGTCGCGCAGCGTGGTTCCGAGCCGTGCGGACGGGCCCTCCGCCAGGACGCGATCGAGAAGGGGAATGGTGCTCCGCAGGCTGCACAGAACAGCGTCGCCGCCATTGCCGGTAAAATAAGCATCTACCGGCATTTCTCTGGCTAACCGTTCGTGGATCGCCTCGTTCGTCTGGCGCCCGATCGGCACGATCGGCCAGGGATGATTGGGCGCGGAGGCGCGGCCGACGTCGATATCGCCAATTTCGCGCTGCACTTCGCGAATATTGAGCCCGAGATGCGTCGCCATGGCCAGCGCATATCGTCGTTCGTCGCCATCGGCATCGGGCCCGAACAGGGTCAGACACGTCAGCCCGCGCGCGGCAGGTGCGGCGCCGGCGGCGACGATCGATGAGTCGAGACCTCCGGATACGCCCAGCAATATCGACGAGAAGCAGCGCGACCATGTCCCCGCGACCCCGCAAACGATGTTGCGCAGGTCCTCAGCGAAAGTCTCGAAGTCCTTGTTCGCGCGCGGCGTGACATGGTCCCATGGGGTCCACCAGCTCTCGAGTGCCACCTTGCCATCGGCAACGGCAAGGCATTCGCCGGCTATCAGTTCCTCGATCCCCTCGATACATGTGCGACGCCCGCGCGCGTCGCCGCTTGAAAGCACGCGCGCGACTTCGCCCAAATCGACGGCGCCGGAACCCGGCGAAGCGAGCTCCGTGATATCGCCGGCGATGCTTATTCCGTCGGCCTCCCGTTTTACGTAGCAGGGCAGCGCGCCGGACGGGTCCCGGAATATCGTCACCGCCCCGTTCCGGCCGATATGAACAAAAACATAGCCGCCCCAAAAATCCGTCAGCAGCTTTCGTCCTTTTTCGGCCGTGAGGACTTGGCCGGGGCACTCAATGGCAGGCGGCACCGCGCTAAATTTTTCGAACAGGCGACCAATGATGATGCTCCGCGCATCCACGTGCTGCAGCGGCTCGCGCGACCAAACCGCCACATTTCCGCAACTGAAATCAGCCGCACCGCGAGCTTGCGAGCGACGACGCAAACCATCCTCTGCGAAAGCGATCTCGATGCGAAATCCACCGGTCATCAGACCGCCAAGATCGGCTTGTAGCGAAGGATGACATCGAGCGGGTCGGTCAGCACCGCTTCGCCAGCCTGAACCCAGCAATGGGCAGCAAAGGGCAATGTCACGCCAAAGACAAGACGGGCGTCGCACCTCGCGCGCGCAAGGATCCGGCGCATCGCAATGCCCCGCTCGAGGCACCGATCCGTGGCAAGCGCGTAACGCCGGGCACGGTGAAACGCGGCGGCGACACGAATATAGGTCTCTTGCCGACTCTCGGGAGAATGTTTTTCGAGGCGCTCACCCATCCGCCGCGTGATCTCGAAAACCGGAATACGGCCAATGTCAAAGCGCGCTCGCCTTTGGGCCGCAATCGCCCTGAGGGTATCGAGCCAAGGCGTATCGG
This window contains:
- a CDS encoding TonB-dependent receptor, with protein sequence MLIKSRSLAALLAGVAACCSPIAAMATEQERQSYDMPAQDLGEALRRAADLADIELYASSRDLEGKTAPALKGQFTPREAVETLLAGSGLIARFDDRAVIIRNGFSAEIPSSAEPETIIVTGSRIAGAPAPAPVIEVTAEDIRNAGHADLGEVARSLPQNFGGGQNPGIGSGQGVQNQNVNVNGASTFNLRGIGPSATLTLLNGNRFAYSGTQSVIDISAIPTAAVERIEVVTDGASAIYGADAVAGVVNILLRKDYEGITTSARIGGSTDGGNFQQQYNIVGGAKWSGGGFLATYDFFDNSAILARDRSYAVTSNPLSTFYPELRRHSALFSGHQDLAPGLGIKADLIYKRGDMTSVRGLFADRPITTRGIVVHNEFETFGVAPTLEAYLGGGWSTRVSGFYGTDKTYGVTQNFTNGVAPPSIRIFNNRSLSIEAGVEGPLFALPAGDVRLAAGGGWRSNHLNALIAGRAFAPTRENRYAYGELFVPLASPDQKLPFAHRASITAAMRFEDYSDSGSIVVPKLGFVYAPVPELSLGISWGKSFKMPTLNQQYSGYTPVLLSVTGYGSMFPAGSTYVYLGGPNPDVGPERSENVTLSATFRPSSRLQIVTSLFRIDYRDRVAPPFGSPLGVLTNPLFADLVTFNPSPTLLAAAIAGASDPLGNATTGPYDPANVIALIDGRDLNIASQRYQGADLSLRYRAPIGAQMLTLIASGTWLDSRQQLLPGLPVTDLAGTIFNSPHFRARGGATFGNEDFTLASFVSFTGGVTDRRRTIPVKVASVATLDLSARVKIGALGEISVNALNIFNAKPEMTAVASPSDTPFDSTNYSAVGRFLGITISRDW
- a CDS encoding prolyl oligopeptidase family serine peptidase — protein: MRNSLRAGLPAAAILAVAVLSPVAPAGESKGRPWTLEDILTVPEVKDIALSGDGKLAIYAVEIADLAADKPRSHIRILDIAATRQRTIVTVDSAKSLRRIPGTADWSALLDLGAGLQLYRITPGGMVQPLIVNPATVPVGKADMSFPIGGGVRPSSVGVLDYDWSPGGAWLWYSQLRALPNAPRVRFDAEVSALKSRRRSTIDVEIDYFLRGPDGKTTLMLSRPSKDRMATRGGGQILWRGDEVQFRVETPDGSEGGRFEMRAWNRLSGTIRTLGVEHNLETIALLRGPRGGELATSGLAKTLDLVETGPDGERHSYGAVAFTIGDPRAAAPQASRDGKKLVLGTRDLDAARYGLAVVSSDDVRRVESEHSLTRCAYDNALLFAVCVEEGIATPPRLVKIDLRDGRIFRLLSVSAEHDAIAPLTILPRVWTNRDGYEARGFVVLPRGYQKGKPYPAVIVTHGSDADDRFAAPGFQWNYPVQLLAERGYVVLLINDPSPLQSEELMAASKAWVRGSGPPDSETLQRLLWIEGVHIFEDAVDEMAIEGLVDRDRVGIAGYSRGSQMVNVAVTRSPLFRAASSGDGGYLEPAGYATAGSSYDAVYGGAPLSDAIISYRRFAPSLNANRVCAALLQQVASASPSQIELFEALRAAKAPTQISHYSGATAASDETHVFYRPSNRSLAMRENIAWFNYWLLDKNDTDGPFPKQAESWGKLARDRPDRCRAANGPG
- a CDS encoding asparagine synthase-related protein, coding for MTGGFRIEIAFAEDGLRRRSQARGAADFSCGNVAVWSREPLQHVDARSIIIGRLFEKFSAVPPAIECPGQVLTAEKGRKLLTDFWGGYVFVHIGRNGAVTIFRDPSGALPCYVKREADGISIAGDITELASPGSGAVDLGEVARVLSSGDARGRRTCIEGIEELIAGECLAVADGKVALESWWTPWDHVTPRANKDFETFAEDLRNIVCGVAGTWSRCFSSILLGVSGGLDSSIVAAGAAPAARGLTCLTLFGPDADGDERRYALAMATHLGLNIREVQREIGDIDVGRASAPNHPWPIVPIGRQTNEAIHERLAREMPVDAYFTGNGGDAVLCSLRSTIPLLDRVLAEGPSARLGTTLRDICLLTGADRRTVLRHAWDRHRRHGGRHQIRFNAAGLQPDAARVARAAGATHPWLRPPRDILPGKTVHAAYLMRTQKSIELYPRAVSPPHVAPLISQPLMELCLSIPTWMWVSGGRNRAVARRAFDSALTSLVTARTSKGGPGGFDLLIYRRNRDRLHDRLRNGLLASEGIFDPALLDRAEDPTWRGVERIQRILEFAAAENWVRWWSGS
- a CDS encoding lasso peptide biosynthesis B2 protein, with the translated sequence MDPSYDIRPGLHFCRFESEYVFLDLPAGRYFLIQGRTSQAFAHFLDQRASDDEQAVLLDQQLIGPAGGLAIGNLPLPPAVTASLIDQPLPDTPWLDTLRAIAAQRRARFDIGRIPVFEITRRMGERLEKHSPESRQETYIRVAAAFHRARRYALATDRCLERGIAMRRILARARCDARLVFGVTLPFAAHCWVQAGEAVLTDPLDVILRYKPILAV